From one Triticum aestivum cultivar Chinese Spring chromosome 4B, IWGSC CS RefSeq v2.1, whole genome shotgun sequence genomic stretch:
- the LOC123091710 gene encoding uncharacterized protein: MSSATTYAESIASCRTPAPIRSPSLAATAAAVPDAAPLPVRRQLDFPSGDGNTDDDDDLFFLVAEEMERNLDQVTRRAEQSLTPPTVALAHSAFREKLCICGRGPCAVEWKEGGWAYVCSAPPKCRHSSYCMDSDVNPSSQPAFLSHHEPHNHMTNGTTQVNVSPQGAGATTPVNVTPQRDGARTPVTFSPQGARSSGEVPTCKCTAGRCKTAKENGVVYYVCHIPKGQGACSHHEPIEVAAEEPPLTGYTGYTNPRESEHLGYNPVAKEANVHAMMGGHNETRLFDPDQPPEYDEWPFEIVEGDVVPTAHLWPAHPTPIAAVAQGSPVMLRQQFAMVQVGTPTKSPMPPKCTVSPNTPRSGSCYRCHEEGHWTINCPKKGTCYHCGMVGHFVKDCPGVRTEK; this comes from the exons ATGAGCAGTGCCACCACCTACGCGGAGAGCATCGCTTCCTGCCGCACTCCAGCTCCCATCCGCTCCCCATCCCTCGCAGCCACGGCGGCGGCGGTCCCCGACGCAGCCCCCCTCCCCGTGAGGCGGCAGCTCGATTTCCCCAGCGGCGACGGCAACACGGATGACGATGATGACCTTTTCTTTCTCGTCGCAGAGGAGATGGAGCGAAACCTAGACCAGGTCACGCGCCGCGCCGAGCAGAGCTTGACGCCGCCGACGGTTGCGCTGGCACACTCGGCTTTCCGTGAGAAGCTGTGCATTTGCGGGCGCGGGCCGTGTGCCGTTGAGTGGAAGGAGGGAGGATGGGCATACGTCTGCTCGGCGCCGCCG AAGTGCAGACATTCTTCTTATTGCATGGACTCTGATGTCAATCCAAGTTCACAGCCTGCCTTTTTGAGTCATCATGAACCCCACAATCATATGACTAATGGTACAACTCAAGTTAATGTTAGTCCCCAAGGCGCTGGTGCTACAACTCCAGTAAATGTTACTCCCCAACGTGATGGTGCTAGAACTCCAGTTACTTTTAGTCCCCAAGGAGCTAGATCCAGTGGTGAAGTACCGACCTGCAAGTGTACTGCTGGGAGGTGCAAAACTGCGAAAGAAAACGGGGTGGTCTACTATGTGTGTCATATACCAAAG GGACAAGGTGCATGCTCTCACCACGAGCCAATCGAAGTTGCTGCTGAAGAACCACCACTAACTGGATACACTGGATACACTAATCCAAGGGAGAGTGAACATTTGGGGTACAATCCAGTTGCAAAGGAAGCTAATGTGCATGCCATGATGGGAGGCCACAATGAAACTAGACTATTCGATCCTGATCAACCCCCTGAATATGATGAATGGCCGTTTGAAATTGTTGAGGGTGATGTTGTACCCACAGCCCACTTGTGGCCTGCTCACCCAACACCCATTGCTGCAGTCGCTCAGGGATCGCCAGTTATGCTGCGCCAACAGTTTGCTATGGTTCAAGTGGGAACACCAACTAAATCACCCATGCCACCTAAATGTACCGTCAGCCCCAATACTCCTCGGTCAGGCAGTTGTTACCGGTGCCATGAAGAAGGACATTGGACCATCAACTGCCCTAAGAAAGGCACTTGTTACCACTGTGGTATGGTTGGGCACTTTGTGAAGGATTGCCCTGGAGTACGCACCGAGAAATGA